The window GATAACGCCGTCATGCGCGATACGGGCATATCGTTCTGCGCCCGCGGCATCTACGCGCTGCTTGCGACCTATGTCGATACGAAAAACAGATCGTGGCGGCTGAAAATCGACACCATAGCCTCCGTCGCCAGCATCAGCCGCCGGCAGGTCCAATACGCACTGAAAGAGCTGTCTGCTCGCGGCTACATCGCAGTCACGCCGGTCTACGAAGGCGGCCGCAGGAAGGCGTCGCGCTACACACTCATCGGGCACGACGCGCCCGCCGCGCGTGAACAAGAGTTAAAAAAAGAAGCGGAAGAGCCGGATATAGAGCGCAATATATGCACCCACGAAAATATAGAGTGCAATATATGCACTCATAGGGGTGCATATATTGCGCAGCGTTTACCAGAACCCAATATACTAAAACCAAAAGATATACCCCCTATAGTCCCCCGTGATCCGGAGGAGAAAGAGGCGAAAGAGGACGGGAAAAAAGTTAAAAAAGCTTCTGGTTACACTCCGGAGTTCGAAGACTTCTGGAAGGCGTACCCGAACACGCGCTGCTCCAAACAAAAAGCCTTTCGGGCGTGGCAGGACTGCGTGTCCGGGAAGAAGCGCGCCTCGCCCGCCGCTCCGGAGGAACTGATCCGCGCGGCCAAAATCTACGCGCTGGAATGCGGCGAACAGTGCCGAGAACAGCGCTATATCCTCCACGCATCGACCTTCCTCGGCCCCGACGAACACTGGCGGGTCTACCTGCAGCCGAAGCAGAGCTGCGGCGCCGGCGCGGCTGGCATGAACATGACTTACCGCGAAGTGGATATTGACCGCTTCCGCAAGGAGAACGGTGAAATCGATGCAAGGGCATACGAACGGGCTCGGCGCGGGCTTGACTGAGACCCTCTCGCTCTTCGACCGCGTCATGAAGGCGCGCGAGTGGGCGGCGGAGAACGTCGTGGAATGCCTCGACGACTGCGACGAGGGCGCGCGCCTTGCGATATCCCCCTTCGGCGAGCGCATAGTCGTCCCCTGCCCGCTGCTCTCACGGGAATGCAGCCGCGGCAGGCGCTTTTTGGCGCAGGGCAGAGCCTTCGCGATAGCCAGCATCCCCGTGGAGATTCCGAAGCGCTTCCGCGACACCGTAGGTTTTGCGCGCGACACTGTAGCGCTCACGGGCGCGCGCCTCTGGAACGGACGGGGCTTCCTCTACCTCTACGGCGGCACCGGCGCGGGAAAATCCTTCGCCGCGGCGTGGCGCGTCTACCACGACCTGCAGCTGCAGATCGAAAAAGATTGGAGCACGCCGCGCAAATGGCCGGAGTCGGTGAAGCTGCGCGCCGGCTGGTACTCGGCTTTTTCCGTATGTCTCGAGCGCCAAAACCTCTACGCCGCCGAAGCCGCGCCGATGCTCATCCTCGACGACTTAGGCTGCGAGGCGCAAAGCCCGAGCAACAAAAGCATAATCAACGAGCTCGTCGCCGTGCGCTACAACGAAATGCGCCCGACGATAATCACCAGCAACCTCAACCTGCAGGAGCTCGAACACATCTACGGCGTGCGCCTCTACGAACGAGTGATCCAAAACGGCCGCACGATAGACTGCGGCGGCTACAACATGCGCCTCGAAGGCGATAGCGAAGAATAGGAAGTGACGTCATGGCGGGATCGCTGAGCGTTAAAAAAGTCATCTGGTTTCTGAAAATAGTACTATCTTTCGACGACGGGATAGCCATCCTGCTCGGCACTGCTCCTGTACCTGCGTCCGAAGAGATATACCATGCTATACGAGTCCCGCGGAACGACTGCGGTGTACGTATCGACGGCGGAAGAGGCATCTGCGCCGCCGAGGTGATCATTATGGCGATCGAGCCGTTTGAGGAAATCGTCGACGGGCTCGGCGGCTGGGCTCGGATACATGCATTAACGCAATCTTTCAGGGCTGAGAACCCCCGTATGTGGGAGAAACTTGTGCCCATCGTTTCGCTCATCCAGCCAGGCGGCAAAATACGCGACGGACTCGGGGGAATGAGCGCGATGCTTTCTCAGCGCTTCGGCGGGGTTGGAGAAAAAACGCTGCGGCGCTGGAAAAAAGAAATCATCCGCGCGCTGGCGATCCATCTGCTCACATGGGCTTATACGGACGGGTTCAGCCTGAATTACTATCCGCCCAAGAAATTAAATTAAAAATCGATGTCCGTACTATGTACCGTACTATATACCGCACTAAGGCCCCCACTATGGCCCTTGCTATGTCTCTGTCAAGAGGTAAAATAATATCATCGAGTTCTTGTCATTGAAGTTGGATATTACGAGGTCCCGCGCTGTTGTATGGCGGGGCCTCTTTTTATGGAGGGGTGTCCGTGGATTTAGATCGCAGGGTTGTCATCTGGGCGATGCACAGCGGGAAGCGCATGCGCGCCGGCAGCTCGCTCGCTAATATATCTCCCATCCCGCTGGGCGCGATCCCCATCGTAGACTGTCTCGAATGCGAAAAGCGAATAATGCTCAAGTGGATACAGAAGCGCCTCGACCGTAGGTGGAGCGTGGCGCGTATCCGTGAGGCGTGTGGCGGATGAACCAGACCGTACCGATACGCACGGAGCCGGAAATACACGCTTTTCTGCGCTGCCTGAAAGAATGGAATCGGAACTACTATATCGCAGCGCTCATCGGCATCAACTGGGGACTGCGCTGCAGCGACATCTTAGCTATGCAGGTGGGGGATGTCGCCGTTCATGGTTGCGGCCGGCGCGTGCACGTCATCGACCGTCTCGCGATTCGTGAAATCAAGACAGGCAAGACACGGCATATACTTGTGACGGATAAGATGCGCCGCGCGCTGCGTGAGCATATCCGCAAGATGAACGGATGGGTCGAAGAGACGCCTCTTGTGCTTTCACAGAAGAAGGACGGCGAGGGCAAAGCCAAGGCGTTGTCGCGTCAGCAGCTTTGGCATGTCATATCTGTCGCCGCCGCTATGGCGGGCATACCCGGCGAAATAGGTACACACTCGCTGCGTAAGACTTATGCTTATCAGGCTTGGCGGAACGGAACGCGCGTCGATGTAATCCAAAAAGAATTCGGGCATGTAAACTTGGAGACTACCCATCGATATGCCTGCATTCCTATCAAGGAGCAGGAAGATATCTACAGAAAAGTTAATTTTTAAATCGTCAGAAAATTCAATCCGAAATGCAAAATCTGTGGATATGTGGATAACTGCAAAAATCGCTTTAGCGTACTAAAATTTTGTGGATAACTCATTTTTCGCAGACCGATGAAGTGCGTCTGGTCTTTGCGATCACCGACTTTATCGGGCGGGCAAAAAATCTGACACAATAGTAGTTAAGTAAGATTTCAGAGATGGGGCGAAAAGAATCTGGGCTCAAAAAATCCACTCGTGGCAAGACCTTGCGCCGGGCGCGGGTCCTTCCCAGGGGCTTACCCCCGGGGGTGCGTCCCGTTGCGGGGATTTTGTCTTAAAGTTCAGGTTACCCCCCGTTTCGGTTTCGTAGCTTGTCGAAAAGGAGCGGTGTCCGAATGGAAGTTGTGTATTTAAACCCAAGTTCATTGTTACCATATGTAAACAATTCGCGGAAGCATCCGGAAAAACAGATACGGAAGCTTATGGCTTCCATTCAGGAATACGGATTTATTATTCCTGTATTTATTAACAGGGATAACGTCATAATAAAAGGCGAAGGCGCGACTATCGCCGCAACCCGGCTTAGGCTGGAATCGATCCCCTGCATATATATAGAAAATCTCACTGAAGCGCAGCAGAAAGCCTACGTGATAGCGGACAACCGGCTCGCGGAGGATTCGGAGTGGGATGAGGAGACGCTCGCGGCCGAAATGCTGCGCTTGCGGGATGACTTCGGCATTGACCTTTCTATCACCGGTTTTGAGAATCGGGAGATACTGACGCTGAATCTCGACAGTGCGGAGGGGAAGGCGCCGGAGGATGAGCTGCCGGAGATGGAGCCGTCTGCGGTCTCGCGTCCTGGTGATATGTGGCTGTTGGACGGACACCGCATCATATGCGGCGACTGCACCGACGCGGCAACGGTCGACCGGCTGCTCGGAGGTCGCAGACCACATCTTATGGTGACTGATCCGCCTTACGGCGTAGGGTACAATCCGACGTGGCGCGTCGAGGCGGGACGAAAGCCGAAACGCACAGGGAAAGTGCTGAACGACGACCGCGCGGATTGGCGCGAAGCATGGGAGCTTTTCCCCGGCGACGTTGCATATGTCTGGCATGGATCGCTCCATGGGCTGACGGTCGCCGCGAGCTTGAGTGCCTGCGGATTCGTCCTGCGCTCACAAATCGTATGGGTGAAGCCGCATCTTATTTTGTCTCGCGGCGACATCCACTGGCAGCATGAAGTATGCTGGTATGCCGTGCGCGAAGACGGGCTCCCTTGCCCCGAACTGCCCGGCTATTGTTCCGACGAATATGATGCCTGCTGGTACGCGGTACGCGAAGGCGAGATTTCACACTGGCAAGGGTCGCGAAAAATATCCAGCGTCTGGGAAATAGACTTCAACGGACAGGATGAGAATACGAAACACGGGACGCAGAAGCCGGTCGAATGTATGCGGCGTGCGATCCTAAACAATTCGAAGATAGATGAATTTGTATACGAGCCCTTTTCCGGTTCGGGAACGACGCTGATCGCGGCGCAGTCCTGCCGTAGAAGGTGCCTCGCGGTGGAGCTTGATCCCTCATATGTGGACATGGCAGTCAGGCGCTGGCAGCGCTTTACGTCTCGGTCGGCGACGCTTGACGGGGACGGCGGCAGTTTCGACAGAATCGGACGGGAGCGTCGTGAATAGCGATGTCGGCGGGGGGGGCAGTCTCTATTCGAAAAAGGTCATCGCCGATTTGCTGAATCTCTCGGAGCGGCGCGTCGAGCAGCTGGCGCAGAAGAAGATTATCCCAAAAGCGGAACGCGGAAAGTACGACCTCGGTCCGACGGTGAAGGCTTATGTAATGTATTTACAACAAAAGCTTTCCGGCGGTGGCGAGGTGATCGACGTCGCCGAATGCAAGGACCGTCTGCTGAAGGCGAGGGCGATGGAGCAGGAACAGAAGGCGCGCCTGCGCGAGTTGATGCGCCTCGAAAAAGAGGGCGAGATGATCGACCGCGCCGAGGTTACGGCGCAGTGGACCGCGCGTTGTGTGGAGATGAAGGCGGCGCTGCTCGCTATACCGGTGCAGGTCGGGTTTCGCTTTCCCGATCCCGATACGCGCATCGCAGTAGAAGAGGAGGTCGAAGCGGCTGTTTATGAAATCCTCGAAACGTACAGCCGAGGCGGTATCGGCGCGGTGGACGGCGGAGGAACTGCGGGCCCTTGCGCCGCCGAAGAAGATGGGCGTCAGCGAGTGGGCCGACAAAAACCGCATACTGACTAAGGAGTATTCGGAGCTCGCGGGGCCGTGGCGCACGTCGCGCACGCCGTACCTGCGGGAGCCGATGGATGCTTTCCGCGTACCCGGGATACTCAAAATATCGCTGGTGTTCGCGACGCAGCTTGGCAAGACGGAGTGCGAATACAACATGGCCGGCTACGCGATAGACCAGGACCAGGGCAGCATGCTTTATGTGTTGCCTACCGATCTGCTGGCGAAGTCGATAAGCAAGGGGCGTTTTCTCTCTTTCGTTCGCAGCTGCGACCCCCTGCGGGAACGGCTCGACGTTAAGCGCTCGGAGATACAGCAGCTTTATTTCCCCGGCATGGAGATCGCCTTCGTCGGCGCGAACAGCCCGTCACAGCTGGCCTCGCGCCCGATACGCTATGTTTTTTATGACGAGACGGATAAATTCCCTCTACGCGCCGGCGATGACGCGGACCCTTTCAAGTTGGCGGCGGAGCGCACGAAGACGTATTATCGGCGCAAGGAGGTGGAGGTCTCTTCACCTACTTATGACCGTGGGCATATCTGGCAGGCGTGGCTTTCGGCGGATGTGCGCAAGCGTTATTTCGTGCCCTGCCCCGTATGCGGCGAACTTTTCGTGATGAGGCTGAAACACATCCACTGGCCGGAGGAGTTGAACGAACTGACTCCGCAGGCGCGGAGAAGGCGCGTCGTGGAGTCGGCTTGGATCGAATGTCCGGGCTGCCGCTCGAAAATATACGACAAATACAAGCAGGCGATGCTTCGCGCCGGCATGTGGCTGCCGGTGGAATACGACAAAGACGCCGACGACTGGGTTCGCACGAAGCGCGCGCCGACGCGCCCGCGGCACGTAGCCTACAACCTTTCGACTATCTACTCGCCGTGGAAGCGTTTCGGTGACGTCGCAGGGGAGTTTCTTGATTCGAAGGATCACCCCGAAAAGCTGATGAACTTCGTCAACGGCTGGCTCGGCGAGCCGTGGGTGAATCAGGCTGCACGAATGCGCTCGGATGTGGTTCTCGAACATATGCTTTGCTATGAACGTGGAACTGTGCCAAAGGACGCCATGATGCTGACCGCGGCGGTGGACGTGCAAAAGGATCACTTCTGGTGGAGTGTACACGCATGGGGTGAAGGGATGACAAGTTGGCTGGTCGATTACGGAGGCGGTCCAGGCGTGTGCGAAACATGGACGGATGTAGAGAGGGCGTTGGAACGCGAGTATCCGCAAGAGGCGAGCGGCGAAGTCTTCCGTGTCTTCTTCGCGCTGATAGACTCCGGCTACAGGACTGAGGAAGTCTATGACTTCTGCCTTGAACATCCAGGGCTGACGGCGCCCAGTAAGGGACTCGATGAAACAACGGCGAAAGGTATACCTTACCGCATCGGAATCATAGACAAGATGCGCTATACGGACCTGAAATTAATACTCTTGGACACCGAATACTATAAGGATTTTATTTACGGCAGGCTGAACCGTCCGGCGGGGGAGCGCGGAAGCTTCAGCGTTTTCGACGGCTGCCCGAAGCAGTATGCGGATCAGCTCTGCTCGGAGCATAAGGTTACGGAGTATGACCGCAAGGGGCGTGCAAAGGAAACGTACAAGCCGGTTATGAGCGGTATTGCGAACCACCTGCTCGACTGTGCCGTGGGAAATTTCGCCGCCGCGGAGATAGCAGGCGCAAGAACGCTGCGCGCCGACGACGGCGAGGAAGAATAGAAAGGAGGGCTGCTGGTGAGGAGCCTCGAAGAAATACAGGAAGAGCTCGACGCAGTGCGATCTGCAATGCTTGCAATCGCCGGGGGTGCGCAGAGCTACACGATAGGCTCACGATCTGTGACAAAAGCCGACCTCGCGCAACTTCGCGCGTGGCGCGCCGAGCTCGAAGCGGAACTCGGCGACGCGGAGGGCGGCGGCGTGAGGGTTACGGGGTGGCTGGGGCGATGAACGAAAACGGGCTGACCTTTCTTGATAGGTTAATCGGATGGTTCTCGCCGAGGCTTGGAATCATGCGCGCCGCCTATCGAACGGAACTGCGGAATTACGATGCCGCCCGCGTCGATCCGAGCGGTGGGAACTGGTTCCCCGCCAATGCCACTCCGGAGATGACGGACGCGCCGAGCCGTGATTTGATTCGCGCGAGGATGCGTGACCTGGAACGGAACGGTGATGTTACGGAGGGTGTGATAGACGCGTTCCTGCGCAACGTAGTCGGCAACGGCTTCGTGCTGGAGGCGCAGGCGGTGAGCGTACGCGGGAAGATGCTGGACGCGGTGAACGACCGTATCGAGGAGCTATGGCACGACTGGTCGAAGCCAGAGAACTGCGACATCACCGGTGACTGCTCTTTCGGCGAGCTGCTTGAAATGATCGTGCGGCGTTGGGAGGTCGACGGGGAGGTATTCATCCTGCGCGTCGTCGATCCCGACGGCGACGGCGTGCTGCCGCTGAAGCTGCAGTTGCTTGAACCGGACATGCTTGCGGGCGATATTTTTCAGTACGGGAATCGCTATGTTTTCGGCGGCATTGAAGTCGACGAACATATGAAGGCGGTCGCCTACCATTTCCGTCCGGACCCGATGCCGTATCTGCGCGACCAGCGCGTCGTGCGCTACCCCCGCGAATATGTGGCCCATATCCGCTCGAAAAAGCGACCGCAGCAACTGCGCGGGATGCCGGATATGGCCGTATCGTCGGAACGCATCCGCAATGTGCAGGAGTACATCACCAATGAGCTGGAGGCGGCAAGGACGGCGTCATGCCTAACCGGAGTCGTCACCCGCGAGAAGGGCGGCGCTGGGATGGGCATAGGGAATCCGCGCGGGGGGCGCGGCGGCGACGCGGCGGCGCGTGTCGAGATGATCCAGCGCGGGCTATTCAACTATCTGCGTCCGGACGAGGACGTCAAATTCCCGGCACCGGGGCGCCCCAATTCGCTCGCTTCGGGCTTCGTCGCGTTCCTGCTGCGGATGATCGGGATGAGCCGCGGGCTTTCTTACGAGACCGTTTCCCGCGACATGTCGCAGACGAACTATTCGTCGCATCGGGGCGGACAGCTGGAAGACCGAAAAACGTATGTGCGCAAACAGCAGAAACTGATTACGGATTTTTGCGATCGCTGCTATGAATGGTTTTTGGAAGCGGCGGTGCTTTCCGGCAAGCTGTCGCTGCCGGGCTTTTTCGAGGATGCGGCGCTGCGCCGGCGGATGTCGGGACATCGTTGGAGCACGCCCGGATGGAAGTGGGTGGACCCGCTGAAGGAGGCGTCCGGCATCGAGAAGCAGCTGCTTCTCGGGCTGACGACCCTTTCAGAGGTCTGCGGTGAACAGGGGAAGGACTGGTATGAAGTCCTGAAACAGCGCAAGGAGGAGACGGACGCGGCGCGCGAACTCGGTATTGAGCTGCCGTGGTTTTCTTCGCAGTCGACGACATCCGCCGACGAATATGACGCGCTGGCGAAGGAGGACGACGTCCCCCCCGTAAAAAAGAAGGAGGAGGGAGCCAAGGGTGAAGAAGAAGATGGGGACGAATAAGCCTTGCATCACGCGCGAGGAATTTTTCCGCCCCGAATATGAGCATAGGCGCGAAACCGGAATAATTTCCGCGCCCGACGATGAGTCCCGCTCTGTCGAGCTGTCCTTTTCGTCGGATTCTCCTATCCGTCGGAGGGACTGGTGGAATGAGGAATGGTACGACGAAATCCTCGACCACAGCGCCGGGGCGGTGAACATAACGCGCCTTGCGGAGATCGGCGTCGGGCTATACAACCACGATGCGAAGATGCCGATAGGCAGACTTGAAAACGTAAGTATCGGCGACGACCATAAGGGGCACTGCCGTCTCGTTTTCGACGACGATGAGCAAAGCGACGCTATTTTCCGAAAGGTCAAAAGCGGCACACTGAAAGGAGTTTCTGTCGGCTATCGTGTCTATGAATGGGAAAAAGTCCGCTCTGGGGAGAAATCGAAGGACGGCATCACAGGACCTGCGGTAATCGCGCGCCAGTGGGAGCCGTATGAGATCAGTATAGTCAGTTGCCCCGCCGATCCGACGGTCGGAGTCGGAAGGGCGCTGGATATAAAAGATGAAAGGGGAGTATCGAAATTGAGTTTTCGTGAAATGGTGATGGCGGCTTTTCGCGAGCTGCACGAAAGAAAGATAGAGAGGGCGGTTTTCGAAAAGAAAATCCGTGAAATCCTCGCAGGGCTGGAACCGG of the Synergistes jonesii genome contains:
- a CDS encoding helix-turn-helix domain-containing protein, which gives rise to MKEKVTEQTKIIPVGPDENLDQDEDITVSSTEEDGCISDGRGGFWFCILDNAVMRDTGISFCARGIYALLATYVDTKNRSWRLKIDTIASVASISRRQVQYALKELSARGYIAVTPVYEGGRRKASRYTLIGHDAPAAREQELKKEAEEPDIERNICTHENIECNICTHRGAYIAQRLPEPNILKPKDIPPIVPRDPEEKEAKEDGKKVKKASGYTPEFEDFWKAYPNTRCSKQKAFRAWQDCVSGKKRASPAAPEELIRAAKIYALECGEQCREQRYILHASTFLGPDEHWRVYLQPKQSCGAGAAGMNMTYREVDIDRFRKENGEIDARAYERARRGLD
- a CDS encoding P-loop NTPase family protein, with amino-acid sequence MKSMQGHTNGLGAGLTETLSLFDRVMKAREWAAENVVECLDDCDEGARLAISPFGERIVVPCPLLSRECSRGRRFLAQGRAFAIASIPVEIPKRFRDTVGFARDTVALTGARLWNGRGFLYLYGGTGAGKSFAAAWRVYHDLQLQIEKDWSTPRKWPESVKLRAGWYSAFSVCLERQNLYAAEAAPMLILDDLGCEAQSPSNKSIINELVAVRYNEMRPTIITSNLNLQELEHIYGVRLYERVIQNGRTIDCGGYNMRLEGDSEE
- a CDS encoding site-specific DNA-methyltransferase, which produces MASIQEYGFIIPVFINRDNVIIKGEGATIAATRLRLESIPCIYIENLTEAQQKAYVIADNRLAEDSEWDEETLAAEMLRLRDDFGIDLSITGFENREILTLNLDSAEGKAPEDELPEMEPSAVSRPGDMWLLDGHRIICGDCTDAATVDRLLGGRRPHLMVTDPPYGVGYNPTWRVEAGRKPKRTGKVLNDDRADWREAWELFPGDVAYVWHGSLHGLTVAASLSACGFVLRSQIVWVKPHLILSRGDIHWQHEVCWYAVREDGLPCPELPGYCSDEYDACWYAVREGEISHWQGSRKISSVWEIDFNGQDENTKHGTQKPVECMRRAILNNSKIDEFVYEPFSGSGTTLIAAQSCRRRCLAVELDPSYVDMAVRRWQRFTSRSATLDGDGGSFDRIGRERRE
- a CDS encoding terminase gpA endonuclease subunit, giving the protein MGVSEWADKNRILTKEYSELAGPWRTSRTPYLREPMDAFRVPGILKISLVFATQLGKTECEYNMAGYAIDQDQGSMLYVLPTDLLAKSISKGRFLSFVRSCDPLRERLDVKRSEIQQLYFPGMEIAFVGANSPSQLASRPIRYVFYDETDKFPLRAGDDADPFKLAAERTKTYYRRKEVEVSSPTYDRGHIWQAWLSADVRKRYFVPCPVCGELFVMRLKHIHWPEELNELTPQARRRRVVESAWIECPGCRSKIYDKYKQAMLRAGMWLPVEYDKDADDWVRTKRAPTRPRHVAYNLSTIYSPWKRFGDVAGEFLDSKDHPEKLMNFVNGWLGEPWVNQAARMRSDVVLEHMLCYERGTVPKDAMMLTAAVDVQKDHFWWSVHAWGEGMTSWLVDYGGGPGVCETWTDVERALEREYPQEASGEVFRVFFALIDSGYRTEEVYDFCLEHPGLTAPSKGLDETTAKGIPYRIGIIDKMRYTDLKLILLDTEYYKDFIYGRLNRPAGERGSFSVFDGCPKQYADQLCSEHKVTEYDRKGRAKETYKPVMSGIANHLLDCAVGNFAAAEIAGARTLRADDGEEE
- a CDS encoding tyrosine-type recombinase/integrase — translated: MNQTVPIRTEPEIHAFLRCLKEWNRNYYIAALIGINWGLRCSDILAMQVGDVAVHGCGRRVHVIDRLAIREIKTGKTRHILVTDKMRRALREHIRKMNGWVEETPLVLSQKKDGEGKAKALSRQQLWHVISVAAAMAGIPGEIGTHSLRKTYAYQAWRNGTRVDVIQKEFGHVNLETTHRYACIPIKEQEDIYRKVNF
- a CDS encoding phage portal protein, translating into MNENGLTFLDRLIGWFSPRLGIMRAAYRTELRNYDAARVDPSGGNWFPANATPEMTDAPSRDLIRARMRDLERNGDVTEGVIDAFLRNVVGNGFVLEAQAVSVRGKMLDAVNDRIEELWHDWSKPENCDITGDCSFGELLEMIVRRWEVDGEVFILRVVDPDGDGVLPLKLQLLEPDMLAGDIFQYGNRYVFGGIEVDEHMKAVAYHFRPDPMPYLRDQRVVRYPREYVAHIRSKKRPQQLRGMPDMAVSSERIRNVQEYITNELEAARTASCLTGVVTREKGGAGMGIGNPRGGRGGDAAARVEMIQRGLFNYLRPDEDVKFPAPGRPNSLASGFVAFLLRMIGMSRGLSYETVSRDMSQTNYSSHRGGQLEDRKTYVRKQQKLITDFCDRCYEWFLEAAVLSGKLSLPGFFEDAALRRRMSGHRWSTPGWKWVDPLKEASGIEKQLLLGLTTLSEVCGEQGKDWYEVLKQRKEETDAARELGIELPWFSSQSTTSADEYDALAKEDDVPPVKKKEEGAKGEEEDGDE